The Phacochoerus africanus isolate WHEZ1 chromosome 9, ROS_Pafr_v1, whole genome shotgun sequence genomic sequence atggaATCAGTCTAAGAATATATAGCCtttctggtgtaggtcgcagacgcggctcagatcctgagtgactgtggtgtagcccggcagctacatctccaattcgacccctagcctgggaacctccctccatatgctgcggatgcagccctcaaaagacaaaaaacaaacaaaaacaaaaaaacaccgcCGTTCTTTCTGGACGGGAGAAAGAGGTTCTTATATCCTGTACTAGAGAGTGACTTGCTCAGAAGCCAGACTTTCTCTAAAGGGCAATTTAAGAATTTAGTCTCACGGAGATGGAAAGGGAGACCATCCCTGATGTAACTGATCAACAGTTCCCTGTGACTCTGACAGCAATGTTGTGAACCATGACTTTCTCTCTAAAGGTCTTTTTCTCCACCTGAGAACATCTTTGGAGGCCTGACTCCAGCTTTTCTGAGTCAGTCACCCTCCACCCAGAATAGGACCAGAGACTGTCTTCTTCCTCTGAGACCTGAAGACTTTTACCCTAGTCTCTCATTCTAGAAATTTCCAAGGAATAGGAGATATTTccagacccccacccccctccccaggccaggcTGGTGTCTGTGGTTTGTGCTTCTCCTTCCAAACCATTGTCCTCTCCATTCTCCCAGTGGTCACATGAGGCTGCTTCAGTGGCCCCTTGTGAGTAATCCGAAGTGAATTTTCTGATTCTTCTTCCTCAGAGCCTCCAAAGACACATGTGACCCGCCACCCCAGCTCTGACCTCGGGGTCACCTTGaggtgctgggccctgggcttcTACCCTAAGGAGATCTCCCTGACCTGGCAGCGGGAGGGCCAGGAccagagccaggacatggagctGGTGGAGACCTCAGGGGATGGGACCTTCCAGAAGTGGGCGGCCCTGGTGGTGCCTCCTGGAGAGGagcagagctacacctgccatgTGCAGCACGAGGGCCTGCGGGAGCCCCTCACCCTGAGATGGGGTAAGGAGGGCCCTGGGGGTGGAGCCTCTTCTCAGACACAGCAGAAGCCCTTCTGGAGACTTCTGCAAGGTCAGGACTCCAGCCTGAGGAGGGCCCTCCCCTTGCCCTTTGTTCCCAGACCCTCCTCAGcccccctgccctgtccccatcATAGGTGTCATTGTTGGCCTGGTTCTCGTCGCTGGAGCCGTGGTGGCTGGAGTTGTGATCTGGTGGAAGAAGCACTCAGGTAGGGAAGGGAACAGGGATCTGAGTCTCCTTGTCTCAGTGGGGGTTTCAAGCCCAGGTGGAAGTTGACCTGCCTTATTCCTGGGACGTCCCCTCCACACACATGTGCTAAGTCTGGGGCTGAGTGCTACCACGTACCCTCTGTAAAGCAGGTGtggaaatgaaagacaaaatactCACCTGGATACTTCTGGTGATCTGGCCCTGATTTCCAGCAGTCAGAGATTAGAGGGGAAGGTCCCTGCTGAGGACACAATTCTAGGAGGGCGGTTGGTTCAGGCCCTGCGCATCTCTTCTTCATGTTTCCTGACCCTGCCCTGAGTCTTCAGTCACAGTTCTAGAAACCTCCCTGCGGTCCAGGACTAGGGGCTTCCTCTAGGATCTCATGACCCTGCCTCTTCCCTGGCCTGTCATGTGATGTTTTCTGCCTAAAGACAGAAAAGATAGCAGCTATGCTCAGACTGCTAGTAAGTTTGGGTCGATTGGAGGGTTATGCCTGAAATCTTTGGAATAGTGTAAATGGGAGCCTATAGGGAGGAATCTCATCCATCCCATAATTCCTCCTTTAGTCTCATCTCCTATGGACTTTGATCAGATCCTGTTTCGTTTTATCCCAGCAAGGGACAGTGCCCAAGGCTGTGATGTCATCTTTCACCAGTCCTAAAGGTGAGACCCTGAAGGGCCTGATGCTCAGCCCTGGGGACATCCGCCCCCCGGGCCACCTTCTCCTCAGTCACCAACAGATCAGTGAAGCCCAGGCTGGGCTGAGTCCATGGCACCAGCACCTCAGGTACCGACCCCACGAAAGGTCCCTGCAACTGTCACCGTGTCTCCATCTTTTCAAAGATCTGAATTCTCAAAAGGTACAAGGACTAAACCCTGGAAGTCCCAGTGCTACGTGACCTGATCAGACCACACACCTGAGCCGACTGCACATTTCTGGCACTGTGTCTAGACAGCACAGAGACCTGGGAGTCCTAAACCTTACTGCATAGGAATCATCGGGACATTTTGTTACAATTCAGAGGTCTGCAGTAGAGCGTGGAGTTCTGTGTTGTAACAAGGTTGGTGCTGATGATGCTGGTCTCCGGATCAcacttttatttttgggggggcgggggggagcaaccgcagcatatggaagttcccaggctaggggtcgaatcagagctacagctgccggcctgcaccgcagccacagcaatacgggatctgagcctcacagcaatgccagatccttaacccactgagccaggccaaagatcgaacccacatcctcatggatgctagttgggtttgttactactgagccacaactgggaagTCCCAATCCAGATCACACTTTGAGTAGAAGACTGGAGACCCGGATTCCCACGTGGCTGTGCATCAGGCTCACCTGTTGGGCTTGTGGAATAAGGAATTCTTGGGCTCCGTGCCCAACATTCTGGGTCTGGGGAGAGACCTGAGTATTTTGCAGCAATCCCTACAAGCAGTCCTGGGGCTCAGCCAGATTGGGAACCAATGAGGTCAGTGATCAGAGAGCGCCCAGGATGGGGAGGGGTCTTCAATCCACAATTATGTGTTGTGTGTTcctgggaagaaaagggcaagaCATCTGCTGGGACATAGCTGTTGTTTCTCTACCTGGGGTGTGTAGCCAGGCGGAAGACTTGGGGACGTGCTTATCAGCCCAGCGTAATGAAAATCAATGCATCCTTGCTCTCTGAAACTATTCCCTAGGTGGATTTCTCACTCATTCCTTGGTACAAACAATGGAATCCAAATTTTTCTAGTTGTAACATAAATGAAaagtgtgtctgtctgtgtgtgtgtgtctgcctgtgtctgtgtgtgcgtgtggacTGGGACTCTGTTCCTTTCAGGGAAAGCCACAGAACAAGCTTGAGGCTACATAGCCGAGAACAAAATCCACAATCCACCCGAGGGTACCACACAGGAACCCCTGCCCCTGCAGCTGAGCGTAGATGTCACTGCTCACACCACTGACACCTCACTGGGCTGGGACTGCTGTAGTTGCTTCTCTTGGCAGCTGGATGTCACTACTGCCTCTCATGCCACCTTTGCCCAATGCATGCTGCACTGTCCTGGCTTCTTTATGTCACCACACCCTGAGTCAGAGTCAGTATGCGGTCACCTGACTGGTGGACTTACGCCATGTCCACCTGCAAGAATGTTGAGGAAACGAGTTTTGCTGTCATGTGGAGGGAGATGGTCTCTGCCTCCTAGTAAGACACTTGAAGTGGGGATCCCCCTAAGGCAGGAAGAGGGTACAGGTGCCGGGAGTGAAGAATGGGGTGagagatggaaaaagaatgacaaatattAATTTGCCTGGCTGCGTTTGAACATTGCTCTGGActagtgactctttttttttttgcttctttttattgcttttttttgggggggccgcactcgcagcatatggaggttcccaggctagggggtgaatcagagctacagctgccagtctatgccacagccatagcaacaccagatctgagccgtgtctgtgacctacaccacagctctcagcaacactggatccttagcccactgagcaaggccagggatcaaacccacaacctcatggttcctagtcggattcgtttccgcagcgccacgacaggaactcccagactagtGACTCTATGCCTCCCCTTTCTCCCCTTTTACATGTGTCTGAAGGTTGTACAAGGTCCCACCGTTGTGTATTAGGTCTGTGGAGGCAGATAACTCATCTCCTTACTTCACAGGCCTTCAGCCCATGAGGAACTGTGATTGAAGGGCTTCACTTAACATAAATACACTCCAGGAGCCTCATCCACACTGGGGCTGGATTTGGATGATGATCTTCTGGGTTTTGTACTGATTCTGTAATGAGATGTTGGGGACCTTGGATGCGAGGGAGTTTATCCTGCATGTGGAAGGCCTGCAAATAATGAGTGTCCAGAAGGCGGACCATAGTGGTTTTCAAATGTCCACATACTGTTCAATACttgagaggcagaggcaggatcttccatagtggctgtgcatTCCTTCCGGCAAGGAGTCAGTGTTCCTGCCCTGGTCTGAATGTTTGCGTGCCCTcaaagttcatatgttgaaatcctagt encodes the following:
- the LOC125136885 gene encoding BOLA class I histocompatibility antigen, alpha chain BL3-7-like, whose protein sequence is MELVETSGDGTFQKWAALVVPPGEEQSYTCHVQHEGLREPLTLRWGVIVGLVLVAGAVVAGVVIWWKKHSGREGNRDLSLLVSVGVSSPGGS